One segment of Candidatus Babeliales bacterium DNA contains the following:
- a CDS encoding HU family DNA-binding protein, with the protein MAYNQRRNFMNKAMLVEEMAKRTKESKATCKRCLESFMDIVSDALKKSKQVVLTDFGTFSVLKRKARTGVNPATGKKMQIPAKKVPKFKPGKALKELVR; encoded by the coding sequence ATAGCATATAACCAAAGAAGGAATTTTATGAACAAAGCGATGCTCGTCGAAGAGATGGCGAAACGAACCAAAGAATCAAAAGCAACTTGCAAGCGTTGCCTTGAATCATTCATGGATATTGTAAGCGATGCGTTAAAAAAAAGTAAACAAGTAGTTCTGACTGACTTTGGTACTTTTTCAGTTTTAAAAAGAAAAGCTCGTACTGGTGTAAACCCAGCGACTGGTAAAAAAATGCAAATCCCTGCTAAAAAAGTTCCTAAGTTTAAGCCAGGAAAAGCATTGAAAGAACTTGTTAGATAA
- the lepB gene encoding signal peptidase I, translating to MIQKTWKWFRRPNKSTFAQYVETFLIILPLAFVIRTYFYGLYQVPTGSMETTMLVGERFFADKFTVLFWPPKRGDIISFNDPVFEYSDNKYKRLFEQYVWGPSNWTKRVIGIPGDHIKGIIEDGKPVIYLNDEKLDEPYVNKHPLIAVYKEGKMPPFEFRSWDKLVDFEDQPFYKMDSINVKKAARLLNQFGQEAIRYPGVPEVNGYGRNVDEYDVYLGPTQYWVMGDNRRASNDSRFWGPLDSEHIHGKIVWRIISVDSSDPWLVFDILQHPIEFWSRVRWNRFFQRMQ from the coding sequence ATGATACAAAAAACATGGAAATGGTTTAGACGACCCAATAAATCAACTTTTGCTCAATATGTTGAAACATTTTTAATAATTTTACCTTTAGCATTTGTTATCCGCACCTATTTTTATGGGCTTTATCAAGTGCCAACTGGCTCAATGGAAACAACAATGTTAGTAGGCGAGCGGTTTTTTGCCGATAAGTTTACGGTATTATTCTGGCCACCAAAAAGAGGTGATATTATATCTTTTAATGACCCTGTTTTTGAATATTCAGATAATAAATATAAGCGATTATTTGAGCAATATGTCTGGGGGCCAAGCAATTGGACTAAGCGAGTAATTGGAATACCAGGAGATCATATAAAAGGTATCATTGAAGATGGCAAGCCGGTTATTTATTTGAATGATGAAAAATTAGATGAACCATATGTAAATAAACATCCGCTAATTGCTGTTTATAAAGAAGGAAAAATGCCGCCGTTTGAATTTAGATCTTGGGATAAATTGGTTGACTTTGAAGATCAACCTTTTTATAAAATGGATTCTATTAATGTAAAAAAAGCGGCTCGTTTATTAAATCAGTTTGGGCAAGAAGCAATTCGTTATCCCGGGGTACCCGAAGTTAACGGCTATGGGCGAAATGTTGATGAATACGACGTGTATTTAGGGCCTACGCAGTATTGGGTAATGGGAGATAATAGACGAGCAAGTAACGATTCTCGTTTTTGGGGACCCCTTGATTCTGAACATATTCATGGTAAGATCGTTTGGCGTATAATTTCAGTTGATAGTAGCGATCCATGGCTTGTTTTTGATATTTTGCAGCATCCAATAGAGTTTTGGTCACGCGTGCGTTGGAATCGATTCTTTCAACGAATGCAATAA
- a CDS encoding SufD family Fe-S cluster assembly protein has product MDNLLKQSFNNIYEKKAEFFMGDIADFVSNYANAQNYFENKSLILPEKALTIFVPSNTCVEEPIILSDAQAAIEKIFIILEPGAQLIIHDIRLQSAGKAVRDIFIEIQENAQLTYFYDQATLSDAEELMQCTAEIKENGYFCFVPIDTGAANFRLTCDVQLLGNNARTDITGFYLLQKNQKHEIITQQQHKAKNTQSNLSINGILRDQSYCSYRGNININENAANSIAAQTNKNILFGNQARAVSIPSLEVKVHEVQCKHGSAVGQLNVEDIFYLQSRGLPYQQIKQLLLEAFLKQAFVHLSDSIIEKIHFRMNEFFNE; this is encoded by the coding sequence TTGGATAATTTATTAAAACAATCATTTAATAATATTTATGAAAAAAAAGCAGAGTTTTTTATGGGAGATATTGCTGATTTTGTAAGCAATTATGCCAATGCTCAAAATTATTTTGAAAATAAATCTTTAATACTTCCAGAAAAAGCTTTAACAATTTTTGTACCTTCTAATACCTGTGTTGAAGAACCCATTATATTATCCGATGCTCAAGCAGCAATTGAAAAAATATTTATTATCTTAGAGCCCGGTGCTCAGCTAATTATTCATGATATACGCTTACAATCAGCTGGCAAAGCAGTTCGTGATATTTTTATTGAAATACAGGAAAATGCACAGCTTACTTATTTTTATGATCAAGCGACATTATCTGATGCAGAAGAATTAATGCAATGTACGGCGGAAATTAAAGAAAATGGTTATTTTTGTTTTGTTCCAATTGATACTGGGGCTGCTAATTTCAGACTTACCTGCGATGTACAATTACTTGGCAATAATGCTCGTACAGATATAACGGGTTTTTATTTATTACAAAAGAATCAAAAGCACGAAATTATTACGCAGCAACAGCACAAAGCAAAAAATACTCAAAGTAATTTATCTATTAACGGTATTTTGCGCGATCAATCATATTGTTCGTATCGAGGCAATATTAATATTAATGAAAATGCAGCGAATTCTATAGCAGCACAAACTAATAAAAATATATTATTTGGAAATCAAGCACGAGCGGTATCGATTCCTTCATTAGAAGTTAAAGTGCACGAGGTGCAATGTAAACATGGTAGTGCAGTAGGACAGTTAAATGTTGAAGATATTTTTTATTTACAATCACGGGGGTTACCATATCAGCAAATAAAACAATTATTATTAGAAGCATTTTTGAAGCAAGCTTTTGTTCATTTATCTGATTCAATTATAGAAAAAATACATTTTCGCATGAATGAATTTTTCAATGAATAG
- the sufB gene encoding Fe-S cluster assembly protein SufB, whose translation MYKSPKGLSRERVAEISERKKEPSWMLEFRLKALEIFEQKPMPTWGADLSKLNADDICYYLNPIDKQKSSWDEVPENIKQTFERLGIPEAEREMLAGVGAQFESELVYKKLKEKWAEQGVIFSDISEALTTHSEIIKEYFASVVPPHDNKFAALNSAVWSGGSFVYVPSGVQIDMPLQAYFRINEAQMGQFERTLIIAEPGSFVHYVEGCSAPVYSVNSLHSAVVEIIVLPGAHVRYTTIQNWARNIYNLVTKRAIVLKDAKMEWIDGNFGSYVTMKYPSIILKESGAKGEIISIAVAGNGQHQDAGGKVIHLAPRTTSNIISKSISKDGGRASYRGLLKVIKGATAVKSTVQCEALLLDKESRSDTYPTIDVKEEEVSIGHEASVSALSDEHIFYLMSRGFSQPQAQALIVNGFIDSFVQLLPMEYAVEINRLIELEMEGSIG comes from the coding sequence ATGTATAAAAGTCCTAAGGGTTTAAGCCGAGAACGAGTTGCTGAAATTTCAGAACGAAAGAAAGAGCCGAGCTGGATGCTTGAATTTCGATTAAAAGCTCTTGAAATTTTTGAACAAAAGCCAATGCCTACTTGGGGAGCCGATCTTTCAAAGCTCAATGCAGATGATATTTGTTATTATCTGAATCCAATTGACAAACAAAAAAGTTCATGGGATGAAGTACCAGAAAATATAAAACAGACATTTGAACGATTAGGTATTCCAGAAGCCGAACGAGAAATGCTTGCCGGCGTTGGGGCGCAGTTTGAATCAGAATTAGTATATAAAAAATTAAAAGAAAAATGGGCAGAGCAAGGCGTAATTTTTTCTGATATTTCTGAAGCTTTAACGACGCATAGCGAAATTATAAAAGAATATTTTGCAAGTGTGGTGCCGCCACATGATAATAAATTTGCGGCGCTTAATTCTGCGGTTTGGTCTGGTGGTAGTTTTGTATACGTACCATCAGGGGTTCAGATTGATATGCCATTGCAAGCGTACTTTAGAATTAATGAAGCGCAAATGGGACAATTTGAACGGACATTGATTATAGCAGAACCCGGAAGTTTTGTTCATTATGTTGAAGGCTGTAGTGCACCAGTTTATAGTGTTAATTCATTACACAGTGCGGTAGTAGAAATTATTGTATTGCCGGGTGCCCATGTGCGATATACAACTATCCAAAATTGGGCTAGAAATATTTATAACTTAGTTACTAAGCGGGCTATCGTTTTAAAAGATGCAAAAATGGAATGGATTGATGGTAATTTTGGTAGTTATGTCACAATGAAGTATCCTTCTATTATTTTAAAAGAATCGGGAGCCAAAGGAGAAATTATTTCAATTGCGGTGGCCGGGAATGGTCAACATCAGGACGCTGGAGGAAAAGTTATTCATTTAGCGCCTCGTACTACTTCAAATATAATTTCAAAATCGATCAGCAAAGATGGTGGCCGTGCAAGCTATCGTGGCTTATTAAAAGTGATAAAAGGAGCAACTGCCGTAAAGTCAACGGTGCAGTGTGAAGCTTTATTATTAGATAAGGAATCGCGTTCTGATACGTATCCAACTATTGATGTCAAAGAAGAAGAGGTTTCTATTGGGCATGAAGCTTCAGTCAGCGCATTAAGTGATGAACATATTTTTTATTTAATGAGTAGAGGTTTCTCGCAACCCCAGGCACAAGCATTAATTGTGAATGGCTTTATTGATTCTTTTGTGCAATTATTGCCTATGGAATACGCAGTAGAAATTAATCGACTCATTGAGCTTGAAATGGAAGGATCGATTGGATAA
- a CDS encoding FUN14 domain-containing protein: MELETKKATQTAQGWFEVIKVKFNEFANQFDLTWAKLTEFGVAFGLGVLFGFLFKRFGRQVILLFIIAAVILIGLDYFNVITIEWQSLRNIFGTAPTTNLENIIQDYVNWAKKHIVGVIIGLIGFIIGYKIG; encoded by the coding sequence ATGGAATTAGAAACAAAAAAGGCAACACAAACAGCACAGGGATGGTTTGAGGTTATTAAAGTAAAATTTAATGAATTTGCAAATCAATTTGATTTAACATGGGCCAAATTGACTGAATTTGGAGTAGCATTTGGATTAGGAGTTCTTTTTGGATTTCTTTTCAAACGCTTTGGCAGGCAAGTAATATTATTATTTATTATTGCAGCAGTAATATTGATCGGTCTTGATTATTTCAATGTTATAACGATCGAATGGCAATCCTTGAGAAATATATTTGGTACCGCGCCTACTACTAATTTAGAAAATATTATTCAGGATTATGTAAATTGGGCTAAAAAACATATAGTTGGCGTGATTATTGGTTTAATTGGGTTTATTATTGGTTACAAAATCGGTTAA
- the sufC gene encoding Fe-S cluster assembly ATPase SufC, whose amino-acid sequence MQLILEIKNLQVAVEDTIIINDFNLEISAGELHVLMGPNGSGKSTLALTLMGHPRYQVKKGLIALNSQEITHISPDKRAKAGLFLSFQQPQEIPGVQVFNFLKEARRAITGNNEGVDEIYDELCDYMDLLGIDQRFAYRNLNDGFSGGEKKRFELLQLLMLKPKLVILDEIDSGLDIDALKSVAEGIQLAQEQNPDLSILLITHYQRILKHIKTPDYVHILQKGTLQQSGNYQLIEAIEQGGYEIFN is encoded by the coding sequence ATGCAATTAATTTTAGAAATCAAAAATCTTCAAGTAGCAGTTGAAGATACAATAATAATAAATGACTTTAACCTTGAGATCAGTGCAGGTGAATTACATGTTCTTATGGGGCCAAATGGCTCCGGTAAAAGCACATTGGCACTTACATTAATGGGGCATCCTCGCTATCAAGTAAAAAAAGGATTAATTGCTTTAAATAGTCAAGAAATCACGCATATCTCTCCTGATAAGCGAGCAAAAGCGGGATTATTTTTATCATTCCAACAGCCGCAAGAGATTCCAGGTGTACAAGTGTTTAATTTTTTAAAAGAAGCGCGGCGTGCAATTACAGGAAATAATGAAGGTGTAGATGAAATCTATGATGAATTGTGTGATTATATGGATTTGCTTGGTATTGATCAACGATTTGCTTATCGCAACTTGAATGATGGGTTTTCTGGGGGTGAAAAAAAACGTTTTGAGTTGTTACAGTTATTAATGTTAAAACCTAAATTAGTGATTCTTGATGAAATTGATTCAGGCTTGGATATTGATGCATTAAAATCGGTTGCTGAAGGTATTCAATTAGCTCAAGAACAAAACCCTGATTTAAGCATTTTATTAATTACCCATTATCAACGAATTTTAAAGCATATAAAAACTCCCGACTATGTACATATTTTACAAAAAGGTACTTTGCAGCAATCCGGAAATTACCAATTAATTGAAGCAATCGAACAAGGCGGCTATGAAATATTCAATTAG
- a CDS encoding rhodanese-like domain-containing protein has protein sequence MRHEIRNSIFVMFGLSTLTLLSSCTWWEEKKDEKAASLIVVNVLSKKYFDDCHIKGSVNIEMDALKDHAEKNWNKAKDQIVLYCGNYMCTASGESARMLKQMGFQHVWAYEGGTAEWKQLDYPVEGVCTAGYLTSFKKPEGYEAEANTPVITSQELKSKMEEFDLL, from the coding sequence ATGAGGCATGAAATACGAAATAGCATTTTTGTAATGTTCGGACTTTCTACTTTGACATTATTAAGTTCCTGCACTTGGTGGGAAGAAAAAAAAGATGAAAAAGCAGCATCGCTTATTGTGGTTAATGTTTTAAGTAAAAAATACTTTGATGATTGCCATATTAAGGGATCGGTTAATATTGAAATGGATGCGCTTAAGGATCATGCAGAGAAAAACTGGAATAAAGCAAAAGATCAAATAGTGCTTTATTGTGGAAATTATATGTGTACTGCAAGTGGTGAATCTGCACGAATGCTCAAGCAAATGGGCTTTCAGCATGTATGGGCATATGAAGGAGGAACTGCTGAGTGGAAGCAATTGGATTATCCAGTTGAAGGTGTTTGCACGGCAGGTTATTTAACAAGTTTTAAAAAACCTGAAGGATATGAAGCTGAAGCAAATACACCAGTAATAACCTCTCAAGAGCTCAAAAGCAAAATGGAAGAATTCGACTTGCTTTAG
- a CDS encoding M23 family metallopeptidase, translating into MDRQYRFLLQQKKLYEYYTRSYQTFLVHAQECNSQMRQVEQELQPAVIPIEQHIISKNEKPSTVHRNRFLRQSRHIKNQKMYWPLERSSFWLSSKFGPRKKENGILGYHYGIDMAAAKGTPVMAASAGIVIEASYSNKGYGKTILIAHDDGIFHTRYAHLDEILVKVGQKVKPGLRIGSVGNTGAVRGENGGRNAYHLHFEVKKRGSHIDPLSILT; encoded by the coding sequence ATGGATAGGCAGTATCGCTTTTTACTGCAACAAAAAAAATTATATGAATATTATACTCGATCATACCAAACATTTTTAGTACATGCGCAAGAATGTAATTCTCAAATGAGGCAAGTAGAACAAGAACTTCAGCCCGCTGTTATTCCTATTGAGCAGCACATAATTAGTAAAAATGAAAAGCCATCGACTGTTCATCGCAATAGGTTTTTAAGGCAATCAAGGCATATAAAAAATCAAAAAATGTACTGGCCGCTTGAACGTTCAAGTTTTTGGTTAAGTTCTAAATTTGGCCCAAGAAAAAAAGAAAATGGTATTTTAGGATACCATTATGGGATTGATATGGCAGCAGCTAAAGGGACCCCCGTTATGGCAGCTTCAGCTGGTATTGTCATAGAGGCAAGTTATTCTAATAAGGGATACGGTAAAACTATCCTTATTGCTCATGATGATGGTATTTTTCATACTCGTTATGCCCATTTGGATGAGATTTTAGTTAAAGTAGGTCAAAAAGTTAAACCTGGCTTACGAATTGGATCAGTGGGCAATACAGGAGCTGTTCGCGGTGAAAATGGTGGTAGAAATGCGTATCATTTGCATTTTGAAGTAAAGAAAAGAGGCTCGCATATTGACCCTTTGTCAATTTTAACCTAA
- a CDS encoding GspE/PulE family protein has product MAIESSVIQLVDDIIQSAVAYSASDIHFESTAQDLRVRYRIDGLLYDQQAIAQSRALQILSRIKIMSHLDIAEKRIPQDGKFRIKYNNQEIDLRVSSFPSVYGEKIVIRILDRSHTMIVLDNLGMSCTIYKGLKDLIEKQHGFFLVTGPTGSGKTTTLYGALAWLNTAEKNIITLEDPVEYNISGITQGQIHPQAGFTFARGIRSMLRQDPDVVMIGEIRDKETARIAIEAALTGHMVLSTVHTNNAPSVIMRLMDMGIEPFLINAALTGVLAQRLVRILCSACKYLRSPNEQEKSVMHNIGLSLDMLYDAKGCTHCLSLGYKGRTGIFELLIMTDALRELIVQHPSFNGIHDQVLKDGMQTLLNDAKDKVKHGIISLKELLRVLL; this is encoded by the coding sequence ATGGCAATAGAATCGTCAGTCATACAATTGGTTGATGATATTATTCAAAGTGCCGTTGCATATTCGGCTTCAGATATTCACTTTGAATCTACGGCTCAAGATTTACGTGTTAGATATCGTATCGATGGATTATTGTATGATCAACAAGCTATAGCGCAATCCAGGGCGTTGCAGATTCTTTCCCGTATTAAAATTATGAGTCATCTTGATATTGCTGAAAAACGTATTCCTCAAGATGGCAAATTTCGTATTAAATATAACAATCAAGAAATTGATTTGCGCGTATCTAGTTTTCCTTCTGTATATGGCGAAAAAATTGTAATTCGTATTTTAGACCGTTCACATACAATGATTGTACTAGATAATTTAGGTATGTCTTGCACAATATATAAGGGATTAAAAGATCTTATTGAAAAGCAACATGGTTTTTTCTTGGTTACGGGGCCAACTGGCTCAGGAAAAACGACAACATTATATGGTGCACTTGCATGGTTAAATACTGCTGAAAAAAATATTATTACACTTGAAGATCCAGTAGAATATAATATTTCAGGTATCACGCAAGGGCAAATTCATCCGCAAGCAGGTTTTACTTTTGCACGTGGTATAAGATCTATGTTGCGGCAAGATCCGGATGTAGTTATGATCGGTGAAATACGAGATAAAGAAACGGCACGCATTGCAATTGAAGCAGCGCTTACCGGCCATATGGTATTAAGTACCGTCCATACTAATAATGCGCCAAGCGTGATTATGCGGCTTATGGATATGGGTATCGAACCATTTTTAATTAATGCTGCATTAACGGGTGTTTTAGCACAACGATTAGTACGAATCTTGTGTTCAGCTTGTAAATATTTACGAAGTCCTAATGAGCAAGAAAAAAGCGTTATGCATAATATTGGTCTTTCATTAGATATGCTCTATGATGCCAAAGGTTGCACACATTGCCTTAGCCTAGGGTATAAAGGCCGTACTGGTATTTTTGAACTTTTGATAATGACTGATGCTTTGCGAGAATTAATTGTTCAACATCCATCATTTAATGGTATTCATGATCAAGTACTCAAAGATGGTATGCAGACATTACTTAATGATGCAAAAGATAAAGTTAAGCATGGTATAATTTCATTAAAAGAATTGCTCCGCGTACTTTTATAA
- a CDS encoding tetratricopeptide repeat protein: protein MKKLYSTIFIFLLSSNTFFAVQFLKEYQATKAYEQNDFQKAKQVLEELVLRDHTNYKALYNLAKVAYAQKDFENAEGYFSQVLEKESLSKQENIQASFDLGNTQVQLKKFQEALQSYEQVLKIDKDHEYAKKMIDNIKKILEQQQQQEENQQNQNKQPQQKKQKDEQQEKQSDQDNQPQGNKEEQQSQDQQSEQDKQQSSQQQKSKDDGDDQENNGKGKQDNPDAENQEQNNGETSSEEKQSSESPSQKEDDQEQQSQPQEDENNPEDGDGASKGENQGGDKKNEQRKKGSNNRGAQQSEKKQDTENGNNDKSDHDENSSSPESTPTPSEDKEDEQKEQDIEGLADKEALDKTDEILDDNEKMLLKVLEEHDAQAIKELLKGTMKQEMRERHGQKNW from the coding sequence ATGAAGAAATTATATAGTACTATCTTTATTTTTTTATTATCGAGTAATACATTTTTTGCGGTGCAGTTTTTAAAAGAATATCAAGCCACTAAAGCATACGAACAAAATGATTTTCAAAAAGCAAAACAGGTGTTGGAAGAATTAGTTTTGAGAGATCATACCAATTACAAAGCATTATATAATTTAGCAAAAGTGGCGTATGCACAAAAAGATTTTGAAAATGCAGAAGGTTATTTTTCTCAAGTACTGGAAAAAGAATCATTATCCAAGCAAGAAAACATCCAAGCTTCATTTGATTTAGGTAATACGCAAGTACAATTAAAGAAATTTCAGGAAGCCTTGCAAAGCTACGAGCAAGTATTAAAAATAGATAAAGATCATGAATACGCAAAAAAAATGATTGATAATATCAAAAAGATTTTAGAACAACAGCAACAACAAGAAGAAAATCAGCAAAACCAAAATAAGCAGCCTCAACAAAAGAAACAAAAAGACGAGCAGCAAGAAAAACAATCTGATCAAGATAATCAGCCACAGGGAAATAAAGAAGAACAACAATCACAAGATCAACAATCTGAACAAGATAAGCAGCAATCATCGCAACAGCAAAAATCTAAAGATGATGGTGATGATCAAGAAAATAACGGTAAAGGAAAGCAAGATAATCCAGACGCCGAAAATCAAGAACAAAATAATGGTGAAACGTCATCTGAGGAAAAACAATCTTCAGAAAGTCCATCGCAAAAAGAAGATGATCAAGAACAGCAATCCCAACCCCAAGAAGATGAAAATAACCCTGAAGATGGAGATGGCGCATCTAAAGGTGAAAATCAGGGGGGAGATAAAAAAAATGAGCAAAGAAAAAAAGGGTCTAATAATAGAGGTGCGCAGCAATCTGAAAAAAAACAAGATACCGAAAACGGTAATAATGATAAATCTGATCATGATGAAAATTCCTCATCGCCAGAATCTACTCCTACTCCATCTGAAGATAAAGAAGATGAACAAAAAGAACAAGATATTGAAGGCTTAGCTGATAAAGAAGCACTTGATAAAACAGATGAAATTTTAGATGATAATGAAAAAATGTTATTAAAAGTTTTAGAAGAACATGATGCGCAAGCAATTAAAGAATTGCTCAAAGGAACAATGAAACAAGAAATGCGGGAGCGTCATGGCCAAAAAAATTGGTAG
- a CDS encoding BatD family protein has product MAKKIGSLFLILFYIPLCFAAHITMQLMDSAGDTVQQVAVNVPFFIEVAVTSEDSLNSTISVPSIEGLKPFIIEEKTHVSTINSIINGKRSIKKIFRFILRAEKQGAYLIGPAHTTINNRRVSSNTLVIRVGAQQIINATEPFLRLLIDKAQVFVGESIQCTLRFYPGKSTSLDGISQPEFPDFDTRPLEGPFSGEEVIDTNPTKYIEWRTTLFPQKTGTLTIPSIAAIYKIPRKKRPMAFEMFDRFFDRGLEQKQAFSNVIKIKVDPLPEHTKPVHGIGDFNALKAEVDHQVAQEGEAIVYRLILEGNGNFETINSIDLVMPDGLKYYESKSYMDESKTKGDQRKFFEYIIQGIKPGEWKIPAQLFTFFNLKTGTHQDLLSNEVETMIKESTSLPKQSVDNTRNSNSNANNFILPIVEDGLWHAQRERKMPWHIFFLLCSLPLSLSMGYFLYRVRLNRMQERVKLMRQKNAFKIAYATLKKITITQDLSQLSLLIHQLFADYWMIPMQELSDEFILNKLKKTDCPQDVIENWHTFYEELLSYTFGIMQNKQDETFDRVKKWLDYLKTIL; this is encoded by the coding sequence ATGGCCAAAAAAATTGGTAGCCTCTTTTTAATATTATTTTATATACCTCTCTGTTTTGCTGCACATATTACTATGCAATTAATGGATAGTGCAGGAGATACGGTTCAGCAGGTTGCCGTTAATGTGCCTTTTTTTATAGAAGTTGCCGTAACGAGTGAAGATAGTCTTAATAGCACAATTTCAGTTCCTTCTATTGAAGGATTAAAACCTTTTATCATTGAAGAAAAAACACATGTTAGTACGATTAATAGTATAATTAATGGGAAACGTTCAATAAAAAAAATATTTAGATTTATTTTACGTGCAGAAAAACAAGGAGCATATCTGATTGGTCCTGCGCATACCACTATTAATAATCGACGAGTTTCATCTAATACGTTAGTAATCAGGGTTGGTGCCCAACAAATAATCAATGCAACGGAACCTTTTTTGCGTTTACTCATTGATAAAGCCCAAGTATTTGTGGGAGAATCTATTCAATGTACATTACGTTTTTATCCCGGCAAATCAACAAGTTTAGATGGCATTTCACAACCAGAATTTCCTGATTTTGATACACGTCCGTTGGAAGGGCCATTTTCTGGTGAAGAAGTAATCGATACTAATCCAACAAAATATATTGAATGGCGTACCACATTATTTCCCCAAAAAACAGGAACTTTAACTATTCCTTCAATAGCTGCTATTTATAAAATACCCCGAAAAAAAAGACCGATGGCGTTTGAAATGTTTGATCGCTTTTTCGATAGAGGCTTAGAACAAAAGCAAGCTTTTTCAAATGTAATCAAAATAAAAGTAGATCCATTGCCGGAGCATACAAAGCCGGTGCATGGCATTGGCGATTTTAATGCGCTTAAAGCTGAAGTAGATCATCAAGTTGCACAAGAAGGCGAAGCGATTGTGTATCGATTAATTTTAGAAGGAAATGGCAACTTTGAAACGATAAATTCTATAGATTTAGTTATGCCGGATGGATTAAAATATTATGAATCAAAAAGCTATATGGACGAATCAAAAACAAAAGGAGATCAGCGAAAGTTTTTTGAATATATTATTCAAGGAATTAAACCAGGTGAATGGAAGATACCTGCACAATTATTTACTTTTTTTAATTTAAAAACGGGGACACATCAAGATTTATTGAGCAATGAAGTAGAAACGATGATCAAAGAATCAACATCATTGCCAAAACAATCTGTAGATAATACACGTAATAGTAATAGTAATGCAAACAATTTTATATTGCCTATTGTTGAAGATGGTTTATGGCATGCACAGCGAGAACGTAAAATGCCATGGCATATATTTTTTTTATTATGTAGTTTGCCATTATCATTATCAATGGGTTACTTTTTATATCGTGTTCGATTAAACCGTATGCAAGAACGTGTTAAATTAATGCGACAAAAAAATGCTTTTAAAATTGCGTATGCTACGCTAAAAAAAATTACCATAACACAAGATCTTTCGCAGCTATCTTTATTAATACATCAATTATTTGCTGATTATTGGATGATTCCCATGCAAGAACTTTCAGACGAATTTATTCTTAATAAATTAAAAAAGACTGATTGCCCACAAGATGTAATTGAAAATTGGCATACTTTTTATGAAGAATTACTAAGCTATACATTTGGTATAATGCAAAATAAGCAAGATGAAACTTTTGATCGTGTAAAAAAATGGTTAGATTATTTAAAAACGATATTATGA